A region of Pristis pectinata isolate sPriPec2 chromosome 24, sPriPec2.1.pri, whole genome shotgun sequence DNA encodes the following proteins:
- the LOC127582371 gene encoding translation initiation factor IF-2-like isoform X2: protein MAAPPSAGPTVTFVTSPEFKPPQEMRRCHGDNASADRPGDGGSPWQPRPQPHRAAAASSPDGASSRPPVNAPLAASGGGEGSGSGGGGMARTSGPTMAAAAVLPLLLLFLSLLSRRRAGAGAGGPGSSSSSDVRRRLRIRRYFQQRQKKMILYCQDKWKDLCCSWLHNL, encoded by the exons ATGGCGGCTCCTCCTTCCGCCGGCCCGACCGTTACCTTTGTGACGTCACCCGAATTCAAACCGCCGCAGGAAATGCGTCGTTGCCATGGCGACAACGCCTCCGCGGACCGCCCGGGCGACGGCggatcaccatggcaaccccgTCCCCAACCGCACCGCGCCGCGGCTGCGAGTTCACCGGACGGTGCAAGTTCCCGCCCGCCGGTCAACGCGCCGTTAGCGGCGAGCGGAGGGGGAGAGGGTTCCGGGTCAGGGGGCGGCGGGATGGCCAGGACTTCCGGCCCGACCATGGCGGCGGCGGCGGTGCTGCCGCTGCTCCTGTTGTTCCTCTCGCTGCTGTCCCGCCgccgggccggggccggggccgggggcccgggcagcagcagcagcagcgacGTGCGGCGCAGGCTGCGGATCAGGCGCTACTTCCAGCAGCGGCAGAAGAAGATGATTTTG TATTGTCAGGACAAATGGAAAGATCTTTGTTGCAGTTGGCTGCACAACCTGTGA
- the LOC127582371 gene encoding uncharacterized protein LOC127582371 isoform X1 translates to MLWYHHISRQELAVMMVMARGGSICNYRTRIWCKPRSSDWWERVVLKEFQPSDWLENFRMSKETFFHVCNQLKPMVSRRNTHLRPALPLEKRVAVAFWRLATNVEYRIISHLFGIGRSTVCKCVREVCHAIVSLLKPLYLRLPSNEEFESMAQTFSRKWNFPQCVGAIDSCHIPIIAPPQYHKDYLNKRGWHSVVLQGVVDDTGKFWDVCTGFSGSSLDTKILRNSDLWRMATERRLFPDCSRNIIGTPVKYLLIGSSSYPLQEWLLKPYSETETLTPHQLVFNYRLSHARTVIDDTFGRLKARWQCLLKRNDCSLELIPTMITACCILHNICEKHNDGFNSEWLSVLGQEEFPQPKQTVSDRTVDSQAEEIREVLSVYFMGLQGR, encoded by the exons ATGCTATGGTACCATCACATCTCAAGGCAGGAATTAGCTGTAATG ATGGTGATGGCACGTGGAGGTAGTATCTGTAACTACCGTACAAGAATCTGGTGTAAGCCACGGAGTTCAGACTGGTGGGAACGTGTGGTTTTGAAGGAATTTCAGCCAAGTGATTGGCTGGAAAATTTCAGAATGTCTAAAGAAACATTTTTTCATGTCTGTAACCAACTGAAGCCCATGGTTTCTCGCCGAAACACTCACCTACGTCCTGCGCTGCCCCTGGAAAAGAGGGTTGCAGTGGCATTTTGGCGACTTGCTACCAATGTGGAATATAGAATTATTAGCCATTTGTTTGGGATAGGCCGTTCAACTGTGTGTAAATGTGTAAGGGAGGTGTGTCATGCCATCGTGTCTCTTCTCAAACCCTTGTATCTTAGGCTGCCTTCTAATGAAGAATTTGAAAGTATGGCTCAGACATTTAGCAGGAAGTggaatttcccccagtgtgtcgGGGCTATTGACAGTTGTCACATACCCATCATTGCCCCGCCACAATATCACAAAGATTACTTGAATAAAAGAGGGTGGCATTCTGTTGTGTTACAAGGTGTAGTTGATGACACTGGGAAATTCTGGGATGTCTGTACTGGATTTTCTGGTAGTTCTCTTGATACGAAAATTCTGAGGAATTCTGATCTATGGAGAATGGCTACAGAAAGGAGGTTGTTCCCTGACTGTTCAAGAAACATTATAGGCACTCCAGTGAAATATCTACTAATAGGCAGTTCTTCATATCCACTACAGGAGTGGCTGCTGAAGCCATATTCAGAAACTGAAACACTAACACCACATCAGCTTGTGTTTAACTATAGGTTAAGTCATGCTCGCACTGTTATAGATGATACATTTGGACGGCTCAAAGCACGTTGGCAGTGTCTTCTCAAGAGGAATGACTGTAGCCTTGAACTAATTCCAACAATGATCACTGCCTGTTGCATTCTTCACAATATATGTGAGAAACATAATGATGGTTTTAACAGTGAATGGCTGAGTGTTCTCGGGCAGGAGGAATTTCCTCAACCAAAGCAAACGGTGTCAGATAGAACAGTTGATAGTCAAGCTGAAGAAATCCGTGAGGTACTGTCTGTTTACTTTATGGGTCTACAGGGAAGATAG